CGAGCCGCTCGGCCACGTCGTGCACGACGATGTCCGGGTTCAGCTCCAGCATGCGCTGGCGCGCGCTGGCGGCCTTGTTGACGCCGATGCGGTCGGTCGCATGCGCGACCTGGCGCTGCAGATTGGTCAGATCGACATCGTCGTCATCGCAGACGGTAAGGGTGCCGATGCCGCTGGCGGCCAGGTACAGCGCCACCGGGCTGCCGAGGCCGCCGGCACCGACGATCAGGGCGTGGCTGTCGAGCAGGCGCTGCTGGCCATCGATGTCGATCTCGGGCAGCAGGATATGCCGCGAATAGCGGATCAGTTGCGTGTCGTCCATGCCGGGATTGTGCCGGGTTTTGCCGTCTGGCGCAGTCCGCCATTCGGCGGAGGGTCAGGCTTCCTCGACCACCTTGCGCTGGAAGCGCACGCCGAGCTGCTTGAGCTTGCGGTACAGGTGGGTGCGTTCCAGCCCGACCTTCTGCGCCACGCGGCTCATATTGCCCTTCTCCAGCGAGATGTGATGCTCGAAGTAGCGACGCTCGATCTGTTCGCGCAGCTCGCGCAGCGGCAGGTTGAAGTCAAAGCCCAGCTCCTCGATCGGCTTCTCGACCTTGAACTGCGACAGCACGCGCAGGACGTCGGGCGCGTCGATCTCGTCGTCCTCGACCGTCAGCGCCAGGCTCTTGACGATGCCCTTGAGCTGTTCGAGGTTGCCCGGCCACTCGTACTGGCGCAACGCGTTCAGCGCCGCCGTGGTAAAGCGCTTCAGCGGGGTCTGCTTGCTCTCGACCAGTTCGGCAACGATCTGGTTGGCCAGATCGACAATATCCTCGGCATGCTCGCGCAGCGCCGGAATCGGCACGATCACGCTGGCCAGCGTGGTCAGCAGCCGGTTGTCGCACTCGGGATCGACCAGCAGGTCGGACAGCGGCCGGCTGCAGGCGCAGACCACGCGAGCGTTGTAGCGATCAAGCTTGGACAGCAGGAACAGCAGCCCCTGCTGCGCCTTCTTGTTCAGGTAGGCAATGTCGCCCAGCCACAGCACGCCGTTGTTGGCTTTCTGCAGCAGGTCGAGCGGCGCATCCGCCAGCGTCTCCGGCTTGGCGACCGTGACCCACGGCGTATTCTGCGCATGCAGGAAGCGCGCGACCAGCTCGAAGCCGACCCCCGGCTCGCCGGACAGCAGCACCGGCGTCTTCAGCGCGGCAACGCGTTCGAGGTTCTTTTTCAGTTCCTGGACCGGCGCGCTCTTGCCGAGCTTGTTCAGGTCCAGCGCCTGCGCCGCCTGCATGTCGCCATACTTCAGCGCACGCTGGATGGTGCTGAGCAGCTTGGCCAGCGCGATCGGTTTCTCGAGGAAATCGAACGCGCCGATGCGGGTCGCCTCGACCGCGGTGTCGATGCTGGCATGACCGGACATCATGATGACCGGCATGTTCAGCTGGCCGGACTTGGCCCACTCCTTCAGCAGGGTGACGCCGTCACAATCCGGCATCCAGATATCGAGCAGCACGGCCGCCGGGCG
This genomic interval from Microvirgula aerodenitrificans DSM 15089 contains the following:
- a CDS encoding sigma-54-dependent transcriptional regulator, whose translation is MRSSDILIVDDEVGIRELLSEILLDEGYTAAVAENAEMARQLRNQVRPAAVLLDIWMPDCDGVTLLKEWAKSGQLNMPVIMMSGHASIDTAVEATRIGAFDFLEKPIALAKLLSTIQRALKYGDMQAAQALDLNKLGKSAPVQELKKNLERVAALKTPVLLSGEPGVGFELVARFLHAQNTPWVTVAKPETLADAPLDLLQKANNGVLWLGDIAYLNKKAQQGLLFLLSKLDRYNARVVCACSRPLSDLLVDPECDNRLLTTLASVIVPIPALREHAEDIVDLANQIVAELVESKQTPLKRFTTAALNALRQYEWPGNLEQLKGIVKSLALTVEDDEIDAPDVLRVLSQFKVEKPIEELGFDFNLPLRELREQIERRYFEHHISLEKGNMSRVAQKVGLERTHLYRKLKQLGVRFQRKVVEEA